Genomic window (Bacillus pumilus):
TCCAACCGAACGACAAAATTCATGGGCAGAGGATCATGTTCAATTTGACCATCTAAGAGGAATTGCCAAAGGTGATGGCATTATGAAAAGCCCTCAGTTAAGTGATGAATTGGGTCTGCCGGAGTGACTTATTTTCATCAGCGGGGAAGATGATACATGGATCGCAATGGATTATCGAGAAACGAAAGAGCATCCTCCTATTCACTATTTTGATTTAGAGATGGATGTAGATTTTAAGCTGGCATATACTTTCGATGCTTTTGTTGAGAAATTATATACGGCAGAAGATGCAATGGTCGAAGTAGTAGAGATTGACGAGGAATCTTCGGATTTGTATGTCAGTAAAGAAGAGCTAGAATTGATATTTGAGAGGCAAGACCTTCGTCAGCAGAATCTTTTCAAAATGGCACATTATCCGATGGAAGAAACGGAAGAGATCGAATGGTTTTTCGATCGTATGAAACAGTGCATCCAACAGATAAAAGATCAATATGTCTTGTATGAAGCAGCGACAACGATTCACTCCATCCTTCTGTTAAACCCGGATATGCCAAGAAATGACCGTATCAATCAAGAGCTGCAAGAAATGGCTGAGTTTCTAGAAAATAGTGGAGATCCTAATACCGTCTTTTTGGGAGAGGACATTCATCCAGTGAAAAAACAATAGTGAAAGAAGAAAAGCCCCTAAGAGGGCTTTTTGTGTAATTTATGACCTCTTTTTATTTAAAAATTTCATGATGAAAAATGCTATATATGAAGCAATGACTGAGCCAAAAGTGTAAACAACTGCCCACCCTAAGAAGGAGACATTAAAAAGTGTAAATGTCAGGATGGGCAAAATGATAAATCTCACAACTGGCATGAAATAAACCTTTTGTACAAATTACGAATTCTAAATGAGTCATACCAATTCTCCCTTTAGAATCACCTATTAAATATTTTGAGAATATCATTTCTATTTTGTTCTAACATCAAAAAATCATATTCAGATACATGATTCTTATCCAGAATTTTGTCTAGACCTTTTATCTTTAAAGAATTCAATCTTTTTCCCTTTTGGTATGAATAAGAAGAAATTTCATATTCCCCGGTCTTTTTTTGGTATGAATAAGAAGAAATTTCATATTCCCCGGTCTTTTTTTGGTTTAATAAGTAGATATGATCAGAATTTAAATAGACGAACTTAACATTGAGTCCTTCCTCTTGCTCTAAGGAATAGGATCCTTCTGGTTTCATCGTTTTTGTGTTAAATGTATAAATCTTAGAATTTGCAGTTAAGTGATATAAAATATCGTCTTTTATATAGAAGTGCTTTTCATTTGGCGGAATTAGTTGATCTTCACTTTTATAGTTGCCAAGTAAATATGCTCCATTTAATTTTTTCTTTTCTAAATCAAATACTGCAACTTTAAAAGACACATCCTTAGAATCTTCAGGAGTGTGATAGAGGATAAAATAAGCTAAATTGTCCTTAATGATAATATTTGAATAAACTTCCCAGTCTTCATTAATGAGTTTAATATGACCACTATTTCGAAGAGTCGGTTTGTCCTCTAAATTCAATTCATGAAAAGTAGATCGATCAGTATCCATATCTTGATTGATCACGTAAATTTTATCTTCGTCGTTTCCTGTACCAACAAAGTATCCATTTAAAATTTGCTCGTGAAAGTTTTGAGTGTTGCCCCATCTGATTAAACTTTTATAATCCTTCTCTCCAAAACCTTGGTTGTTTAATGTATAAAATATTTCTTTGTTCTTTAAATATCCATTAGCTTGTCCATAACCAGTATGTACTTTATTTTTGAACTTAAATTGAGCGTTTTTTTTCCCAAGAATATTTATTTCTGAAGGGTTTTCTTTCAGTAACATCTGTTCACCTTGAGCAATAGAACCTAATTCAATTGCATCACCTTCTGAGGTAGTTAATTCTCCTTTTTTATTAATATATATTGTGTAGCTCCCTTCACGCTGATAATCAATTGATGCTGAAAGGTAGATGGTTGCTAATTTGTCATTTAGAAATGAAGGTTTGAACTCATTTTCTGAAACGTGTTTAGCATTTTCTTTTATGAATAAATTTTTTAGTAGGTAATAGGAAGAAAACAAAACAGAAGCAATGATGATACTAATAACTAATTTTTTCTTGAGGCTCATCTTTAAACAACCTTTCTAATAGAGATAGTATAATGCAAATGGTTATAGAACCATTCTATTTATTTATAGAAGGTTTATCAAAAGCCCCATTTATTTTCTTCTTTATCTGTTTGAAATATAAGATACAATCTATTCAAATCCATTAGAATAAAGAAAAGTGATAAAAGGAGCTACCGTATGAATTTCAATTTAAATGAAGCTTTAGATATGCTGAGTTGAACAGAAAATGTGGCAATCGAGGGGTCTGCTCGATACTGATAAAATGCTTCAATATCTTGCACATCAAATTGGCGAATCACTAGCCGGTTTGTCTTTGTAAATATGCTGTTTGTATTCTTCATGTTTTACCCTCAATTTTAGTTTGTTCTTGATTTGAAAAAGTCTATCAGCCATTCAGATAGCTGCTCCTGTGCTTTGCTGACAAATCGATCTGCATAATAAATTAATTCCAAGTGACGAACAGGTGACGGTTCAGTAATGGGAATC
Coding sequences:
- a CDS encoding GNAT family N-acetyltransferase, encoding MKNTNSIFTKTNRLVIRQFDVQDIEAFYQYRADPSIATFSVQLSISKASFKLKFIR